ATTTAACTTTCCTTAAGATCTAAAGTTATAGGTACGTTTTTAAAACCAAACTCCTTTCTTATCTGGTTTAATATATATCTCTTATAGAAGTCTGGAAAATTCTTCTCTCTATTAACAAATAAAACAAATTTTAATGGAGATACTGATACCTGGGTTAAATATCGACATTTTATAGCCTTACCTTTAACAATTGGAGCTGGATTGAAATCTTGCCACTCTGCTAAAGCATCATTTAAGTGGTTTGTTTCTACCCTTTTTTCAAGCTCATTATAAAGTTCTACAGTTTTTTTAAGAAGGTCCCTAAAACCCCTTTTTTTTAGGGCTGAAATATTTAAAATTGGTGCAAATCCTAGAACAGGGAATAAAAACCTAACTCTATCTTGAACTGCGTTAAAATCATTACCAAGCTCCTTCATAACATCCCATTTATTAAGAACTAAAATAACACCTTTACCGTGTTTAATTATTTGTGAAGCAATTTTTTTATCCTGATCTGTAAGACCCTCTTCAACATCAATTAAAAGGTATACAATATCCGCATCTGCAATGGTTTTAATTGCCCTATTAACGGAGTAGTACTCCACATCCTCTTTTACCTTACTCTTTCTTCTTATTCCGGCAGTATCGAGAATTTGAAAATCATACTCTTCATATTTAAAGTGTCCCTCAACAACATCCCGTGTAGTACCTGCAATATCGGATACTAAGGAGTTTCCACTCTTTGTTAATGCGTTTGCCAGGGTGGACTTCCCTGCATTTGGTTTACCTAAAATTGTTATTTTTATATCAGGTGAGTTGTGTAACTCCTTTCCTTCAATATCAACAAACTCAAGTCTTGAGGTAATTGCATCTTCTAGATCATAGATATTTCTATTATGTTCTGCCGAGATACCTAAAACTGTAGAGAATCCGTAGGAGTATAAATTCCATACCTCATTCTCTTTTTCAACTGTATCTACCTTATTAGCTACAAGAATAACCTTCTCTTCGTAGGGTCTTAAAAGTTCGATAAAAGCTTCATCTTCTGGGGTAACATCCATTACATCCATAAGAAATAGAATAAGGTCTCCCTCACCGATCATTTGTACAGCTTTTTTAGAGACTAATTCATCAAACTCATCATCCCTTTCTAGCTTAAACCCACCAGTATCAATAAGTAACAACTCTCTATTACCAATAATACATGAGGCCTCAATTGGGTCTCTAGTTACCCCGGGAGTTGGGTCAGTTATTGCTTTTCTCTCCCGTAAAAATCTATTAAAAAGTGTTGATTTACCTACATTAGGTCTACCAACAACGACTACTTTAGGTAATATCTTATTTGAAAGATTTGATCCCAAATTTTTCCTCCATGTATGCTGTAGTATATTTATCTACATCTTTGAAGGATTTCATTTCCATTATAGTTCCAACTAACTCTTGTGCTTCTAAGATTGAGACTGACCTAATTATCTTTTTAATTCTAGGAATACCAAATGAACTCATACTAAATTCATCTAAGCCTAGGCCTAATAGAATAACAGAAGCTAGGGCATCACCTGCCATCTCTCCACACATACTTACAGGAATACCCTCTTTATGGGCATTCTCTACAACCAATTTTACAAGCCTTAAGACACCTAAATGAAATGGTTCATACATATGTGCAACCTTTTCATTACCCCTATCAATAGCTATTGTATACTGAATTAAGTCATTGGTACCAATAGAAAAGAAATCAACCTTCTTTGCTAAGATGTCCGATGTTAATGCGGCAGAAGGTACTTCAATCATAATTCCAACTGGGACATCCTCTTTAAAAGAAATCTTCTCCGCTCTTAACTCTTCCTTTACCTCTTTCAAAATTTCTAGAACAGCATCAAGTTCTTCAATTCCAGAGACCATAGGAAACATAATCCTTAATGTACCAAAAATAGATGATCTAAGCAAAGCTCTTAACTGTGCTTTTAATAATTTTTTTTCATGAAGACCAAATCTTATAGCCCTCCAGCCTAATAGAGGATTTTTTTCTTCATAACCACCGGTTACTTTTGGTATAAGTTTATCCCCACCAACATCAAGGGTCCTAATTGTAACTGGTTTACCCTTTAACATC
Above is a genomic segment from Thiospirochaeta perfilievii containing:
- the der gene encoding ribosome biogenesis GTPase Der, which codes for MGSNLSNKILPKVVVVGRPNVGKSTLFNRFLRERKAITDPTPGVTRDPIEASCIIGNRELLLIDTGGFKLERDDEFDELVSKKAVQMIGEGDLILFLMDVMDVTPEDEAFIELLRPYEEKVILVANKVDTVEKENEVWNLYSYGFSTVLGISAEHNRNIYDLEDAITSRLEFVDIEGKELHNSPDIKITILGKPNAGKSTLANALTKSGNSLVSDIAGTTRDVVEGHFKYEEYDFQILDTAGIRRKSKVKEDVEYYSVNRAIKTIADADIVYLLIDVEEGLTDQDKKIASQIIKHGKGVILVLNKWDVMKELGNDFNAVQDRVRFLFPVLGFAPILNISALKKRGFRDLLKKTVELYNELEKRVETNHLNDALAEWQDFNPAPIVKGKAIKCRYLTQVSVSPLKFVLFVNREKNFPDFYKRYILNQIRKEFGFKNVPITLDLKES